In Dioscorea cayenensis subsp. rotundata cultivar TDr96_F1 unplaced genomic scaffold, TDr96_F1_v2_PseudoChromosome.rev07_lg8_w22 25.fasta BLBR01001852.1, whole genome shotgun sequence, a genomic segment contains:
- the LOC120257094 gene encoding probable O-methyltransferase 3 — MHDSSLVLSSWFRSSKEIPFEFYFGNRLGDVADEKLEFNKMFNDGMASDLVLVGDIVMMTCRGVFKELKSLVEVSGGTGTMARTIAHVFPEIKCTVLDRPHEINTVKEDICLVEYVGGDMFVSVPLANATLLMDNF, encoded by the coding sequence ATGCATGACTCTTCCCTTGTCCTGAGTTCATGGTTCAGGAGCTCAAAGGAGATTccttttgagttttattttggtaatcGGTTGGGGGATGTGGCTGATGAGAAGCTGGAGTTTAACAAGATGTTCAATGATGGTATGGCTAGTGATTTGGTGCTTGTTGGTGATATTGTCATGATGACTTGTAGGGGCGTGTTTAAGGAGTTGAAGTCATTGGTTGAAGTTAGTGGAGGGACTGGAACTATGGCAAGAACTATAGCTCATGTTTTCCCTGAGATTAAGTGCACTGTTCTTGATCGACCTCATGAGATTAATACTGTGAAGGAAGACATTTGTCTTGTTGAGTATGTTGGTGGTGATATGTTTGTCTCTGTTCCTCTTGCCAATGCCACTCTCTTGATGGATAATTTCTAA